Proteins from a single region of Candidatus Binatia bacterium:
- a CDS encoding peptidoglycan-binding domain-containing protein — protein sequence MRSHGPASRLAAIALATVTFACSGDLTQEEARLAAEKAQTGLQPLDAGALSQEVSEGTVKRAQEQLTALKEYMGPINGKLDQVTLNALEAFQRAQDIVADGRFNQKTLDALNAATKS from the coding sequence ATGCGTTCTCACGGACCAGCCTCACGACTGGCCGCGATCGCCCTGGCAACGGTGACGTTTGCCTGCAGCGGAGATCTCACCCAAGAAGAGGCGCGGCTCGCCGCCGAGAAGGCCCAAACCGGCCTCCAGCCGCTCGACGCCGGCGCGCTGTCCCAAGAGGTGTCGGAAGGCACGGTGAAGAGGGCCCAGGAACAGCTCACGGCGCTGAAGGAGTACATGGGACCGATCAACGGGAAGCTCGACCAGGTGACCCTCAACGCGCTCGAAGCCTTTCAGCGGGCACAGGACATCGTGGCCGACGGCCGGTTCAACCAAAAGACCCTCGACGCGCTGAACGCGGCAACGAAGAGCTAG
- a CDS encoding matrixin family metalloprotease, whose amino-acid sequence MKSVRFPLAFAVAAVVALPTAAAAYAFLLVEGGQGIARRWEPSRFFDSRIPWFVTNEVDGRIAGKREFADVVAGAFARWESVDESAIAFSFRGEMDRRNRDASDNRNLITFADASSLGSAVLGATFITSNADGRITDADIVLNRAVDFSTRFDAFAGAYDAESVLTHEVGHLIGLDHTGLVRATMAPFTDRGDVHQRTLETDDAIGAGMLYPEGSFPAGRGALVGTISLEGMNVFLAHVVATKIQGRVVASGYTRPDGTYRIDGLPPDVYLIHAERLDGPVRPSNIAGFRQGFGQAETTDYETTFHYE is encoded by the coding sequence GTGAAGTCGGTCCGTTTTCCACTTGCGTTCGCCGTTGCGGCCGTGGTGGCCCTGCCGACCGCCGCCGCCGCCTACGCGTTCCTGCTGGTCGAGGGAGGGCAGGGCATCGCGCGGCGTTGGGAGCCGTCACGGTTTTTCGATTCGCGGATTCCCTGGTTCGTGACGAACGAAGTCGACGGCCGAATCGCTGGGAAGCGGGAGTTCGCAGACGTCGTCGCCGGCGCGTTTGCGCGTTGGGAATCCGTCGACGAGAGCGCGATCGCGTTTTCGTTCCGGGGCGAGATGGATCGCCGCAATCGGGATGCCTCCGACAACCGCAACCTCATCACGTTCGCCGACGCCTCGTCGCTCGGGAGTGCCGTCCTCGGCGCGACGTTCATCACGAGCAACGCCGACGGCCGCATCACCGACGCGGACATCGTGCTCAACCGTGCGGTCGACTTCAGTACGCGTTTCGATGCGTTCGCGGGCGCCTACGACGCGGAGTCCGTGCTGACGCACGAGGTCGGCCATCTAATCGGGCTCGATCATACGGGCCTCGTGCGCGCGACGATGGCGCCCTTCACGGACCGCGGTGACGTTCATCAACGGACGCTCGAGACCGATGACGCGATCGGTGCTGGGATGCTCTACCCGGAGGGCTCTTTTCCGGCCGGTCGCGGTGCTCTGGTGGGGACGATTTCGCTCGAGGGGATGAACGTCTTCCTCGCGCACGTCGTGGCGACCAAGATTCAGGGTAGGGTGGTAGCTTCGGGCTACACCCGGCCCGACGGGACGTATAGGATCGACGGCTTGCCGCCGGACGTATACCTGATTCACGCCGAGAGGCTCGATGGGCCGGTACGCCCGTCGAACATTGCGGGCTTCCGGCAAGGATTCGGGCAGGCCGAGACGACTGATTATGAAACGACCTTCCATTACGAGTAG